From a single Ursus arctos isolate Adak ecotype North America unplaced genomic scaffold, UrsArc2.0 scaffold_34, whole genome shotgun sequence genomic region:
- the OGFOD2 gene encoding 2-oxoglutarate and iron-dependent oxygenase domain-containing protein 2 isoform X1, producing the protein MATAGAPRRFCRCACFCSENLYVARYGIHLRFRGEQQLRRDYGPILRSRGCVSPKDFQQLLGELEQEVERRRRLGQESAARKALISSSYHPARPDVYNTLQDEALAPEFLAAAEYSTSPGADLEGLLQRLETVSGEKRIYRLPVFTVPFCQALLEELEHFEQSDMPKGRPNTMNNYGVLLHELGLDEPLVTPLRERFLQPLMALLYPDCGGGWLDSHRAFVVKYAPDQDRELGCHYDNAELTLNVALGKAFTGGALYFGGLFQAPSALARPLEVQHVVGQGILHRGGQLHGARPLDTGERWNLVVWLRASAVRNRLCPMCCRKPDLVDDEGFGDGFTREEPSTVDVCALT; encoded by the exons ATGGCGACTGCTGGGGCCCCGCGGCGCTTCTGCCGCTGCGCCTGCTTCTGCTCGGAGAACTTGTACGTGGCGCGCTACGGCATCCACTTGCGCTTCCGGGGCGAGCAGCAGCTGCGCCGGGACTACGGGCCG ATCCTGCGCAGCCGAGGGTGTGTCAGCCCCAAGGACTTCCAGCAGCTGTTAGGAGAG CTCGAGCAGGAGGTGGAGCGACGGCGGCGGCTGGGGCAGGAGTCGGCTGCCAGGAAAGCCCTCATTTCGAGCTCCTACCACCCAGCGCGGCCTGACGTCTACAACACGCTGCAG GATGAGGCTCTGGCCCCCGAGTTTCTGGCCGCAGCTGAGTACAGCACATCGCCGGGTGCAGACCTTGAAGGCCTTCTCCAGCGGCTGGAGACGGTGTCTG GGGAAAAGCGTATCTACCGGCTGCCAGTGTTCACAGTGCCGTTTTGCCAGGCCTTGCTGGAGGAGCTGGAGCACTTCGAGCAGTCAGACATGCCCAAGGGAAGACCCAACACCATGAACAATTATGGG gtgctgctgcaCGAGCTAGGCCTGGATGAGCCGCTGGTGACACCCCTGCGGGAGCGCTTCCTGCAGCCACTGATGGCCCTGCTGTACCCAGACTGTGGTGGGGGCTGGCTTGACAGCCACCGTGCCTTCGTGGTCAAATACGCGCCGGACCAGGACCGTGAGCTAGGCTGCCACTATGATAACGCTGAGCTTACCCTCAACGTGGCCCTTGGCAAGGCCTTCACGGGGGGCGCCCTGTACTTTGGGGGCCTCTTCCAG GCACCTTCAGCCCTGGCCAGGCCCCTGGAGGTGCAGCACGTGGTGGGCCAGGGCATCCTGCACCGGGGCGGCCAGCTGCACGGGGCCCGGCCCCTGGACACGGGTGAGCGCTGGAACCTGGTCGTCTGGCTCCGGGCCTCCGCTGTGCGCAACCGCCTGTGCCCCATGTGCTGCCGCAAACCCGACCTGGTGGACGACGAGGGCTTCGGCGACGGCTTCACCCGCGAGGAGCCCTCCACGGTGGATGTGTGCGCACTGACTTGA
- the OGFOD2 gene encoding 2-oxoglutarate and iron-dependent oxygenase domain-containing protein 2 isoform X2: MGGQAVRLASVLRSDSKKDDFWILRSRGCVSPKDFQQLLGELEQEVERRRRLGQESAARKALISSSYHPARPDVYNTLQDEALAPEFLAAAEYSTSPGADLEGLLQRLETVSGEKRIYRLPVFTVPFCQALLEELEHFEQSDMPKGRPNTMNNYGVLLHELGLDEPLVTPLRERFLQPLMALLYPDCGGGWLDSHRAFVVKYAPDQDRELGCHYDNAELTLNVALGKAFTGGALYFGGLFQAPSALARPLEVQHVVGQGILHRGGQLHGARPLDTGERWNLVVWLRASAVRNRLCPMCCRKPDLVDDEGFGDGFTREEPSTVDVCALT; encoded by the exons ATGGGCGGGCAGGCCGTTCGCTTGGCCTCGGTGCTCCGATCTGACAGCAAGAAGGACGATTTCTGG ATCCTGCGCAGCCGAGGGTGTGTCAGCCCCAAGGACTTCCAGCAGCTGTTAGGAGAG CTCGAGCAGGAGGTGGAGCGACGGCGGCGGCTGGGGCAGGAGTCGGCTGCCAGGAAAGCCCTCATTTCGAGCTCCTACCACCCAGCGCGGCCTGACGTCTACAACACGCTGCAG GATGAGGCTCTGGCCCCCGAGTTTCTGGCCGCAGCTGAGTACAGCACATCGCCGGGTGCAGACCTTGAAGGCCTTCTCCAGCGGCTGGAGACGGTGTCTG GGGAAAAGCGTATCTACCGGCTGCCAGTGTTCACAGTGCCGTTTTGCCAGGCCTTGCTGGAGGAGCTGGAGCACTTCGAGCAGTCAGACATGCCCAAGGGAAGACCCAACACCATGAACAATTATGGG gtgctgctgcaCGAGCTAGGCCTGGATGAGCCGCTGGTGACACCCCTGCGGGAGCGCTTCCTGCAGCCACTGATGGCCCTGCTGTACCCAGACTGTGGTGGGGGCTGGCTTGACAGCCACCGTGCCTTCGTGGTCAAATACGCGCCGGACCAGGACCGTGAGCTAGGCTGCCACTATGATAACGCTGAGCTTACCCTCAACGTGGCCCTTGGCAAGGCCTTCACGGGGGGCGCCCTGTACTTTGGGGGCCTCTTCCAG GCACCTTCAGCCCTGGCCAGGCCCCTGGAGGTGCAGCACGTGGTGGGCCAGGGCATCCTGCACCGGGGCGGCCAGCTGCACGGGGCCCGGCCCCTGGACACGGGTGAGCGCTGGAACCTGGTCGTCTGGCTCCGGGCCTCCGCTGTGCGCAACCGCCTGTGCCCCATGTGCTGCCGCAAACCCGACCTGGTGGACGACGAGGGCTTCGGCGACGGCTTCACCCGCGAGGAGCCCTCCACGGTGGATGTGTGCGCACTGACTTGA
- the ARL6IP4 gene encoding ADP-ribosylation factor-like protein 6-interacting protein 4 isoform X2 codes for MAHVSSRKRSKSRSRSRGRGSEKRRKKSSKDAPRSCSASRSQDHKTGNTSSGAEERSKHKARRRPRSSSSSSSSSSSSSSSSSSSSSSSSGGRKKRGKHKDKKRKKKKKKRKKKLKKKTKEKAKLQQGEALPGPSLDQWHRSAEEEEDGPVLTDEQKSRIQAMKPMTKEEWDARQSIIRKVVDPETGRTRLIKGDGEVLEEIVTKERHREINKQATRGDGLAFQMRAGLLP; via the exons ATGGCTCACGTCAGCTCTCGCAAGCGCTCCAAGAGCCGAAGCCGGTCCCGGGGCCGAGGGtcggaaaagagaaggaagaagagcagtAAGGACGCTCCGAGGAGCTGCTCGGCTTCTAGATCCCAAGACCACAAGACCGGCAACACCTCCTCCGGGGCGGAGG AGAGAAGCAAGCACAAGGCCCGGAGGAGACCACgatccagctcctcctcctcttcttccagtTCTTCTAGCTCTTCTTCCTCttcgtcctcctcctcttcctccagtgGTGGCCGGAAGAAGCGGGGGAAGCACAAggacaagaagaggaagaagaagaagaagaaaaggaagaagaaactgaagaagaaaactaAGGAGAAGGCAAAGCTGCAGCAGGGTGAGGCTCTGCCGGGACCCTCGCTGGACCAGTGGCACAGATCggctgaggaggaagaggatggcCCAG TCCTGACGGATGAACAGAAGTCCCGCATCCAGGCCATGAAGCCCATGACCAAGGAGGAGTGGGATGCTCGGCAGAGCATCATCCGCAAGGTGGTGGACCCAGAGACAGGACGCACCAG gctcaTTAAGGGAGATGGCGAGGTCTTAGAGGAAATCGTGACGAAGGAACGGCACAGAGAGATCAACAAG CAAGCCACCCGAGGGGATGGCCTGGCCTTCCAGATGCGAGCCGGGCTGCTACCCTGA
- the ARL6IP4 gene encoding ADP-ribosylation factor-like protein 6-interacting protein 4 isoform X1 produces the protein MAHVSSRKRSKSRSRSRGRGSEKRRKKSSKDAPRSCSASRSQDHKTGNTSSGAEASPSPCITERSKHKARRRPRSSSSSSSSSSSSSSSSSSSSSSSSGGRKKRGKHKDKKRKKKKKKRKKKLKKKTKEKAKLQQGEALPGPSLDQWHRSAEEEEDGPVLTDEQKSRIQAMKPMTKEEWDARQSIIRKVVDPETGRTRLIKGDGEVLEEIVTKERHREINKQATRGDGLAFQMRAGLLP, from the exons ATGGCTCACGTCAGCTCTCGCAAGCGCTCCAAGAGCCGAAGCCGGTCCCGGGGCCGAGGGtcggaaaagagaaggaagaagagcagtAAGGACGCTCCGAGGAGCTGCTCGGCTTCTAGATCCCAAGACCACAAGACCGGCAACACCTCCTCCGGGGCGGAGG CCTCACCTTCTCCCTGCATCACAGAGAGAAGCAAGCACAAGGCCCGGAGGAGACCACgatccagctcctcctcctcttcttccagtTCTTCTAGCTCTTCTTCCTCttcgtcctcctcctcttcctccagtgGTGGCCGGAAGAAGCGGGGGAAGCACAAggacaagaagaggaagaagaagaagaagaaaaggaagaagaaactgaagaagaaaactaAGGAGAAGGCAAAGCTGCAGCAGGGTGAGGCTCTGCCGGGACCCTCGCTGGACCAGTGGCACAGATCggctgaggaggaagaggatggcCCAG TCCTGACGGATGAACAGAAGTCCCGCATCCAGGCCATGAAGCCCATGACCAAGGAGGAGTGGGATGCTCGGCAGAGCATCATCCGCAAGGTGGTGGACCCAGAGACAGGACGCACCAG gctcaTTAAGGGAGATGGCGAGGTCTTAGAGGAAATCGTGACGAAGGAACGGCACAGAGAGATCAACAAG CAAGCCACCCGAGGGGATGGCCTGGCCTTCCAGATGCGAGCCGGGCTGCTACCCTGA